The Kitasatospora albolonga nucleotide sequence CGTGGTGCGCGAATAGTCGCGCTGGAGAAGCCCACCGAGCGCGAGCGCACCCAGTGGTACTTCCAGCGGTATGTGGCGCATCTGCCGAGCGCCGGGGAGATCGTGCTGTTCGACCGCTCCTGGTACAACCGGGCCGGGGTGGAGCGGGTCATGGGGTTCTGCACGACCCGGGAGTACCTGGAGTTCATGCACCAGGCCCCCGGCTTCGAGCGGATGCTCGCCCGGGACGGCATCCACCTGGTGAAGTTCTGGTTCTCCGTCTCCCGCAACGAGCAGCGCAACCGGTTCATGATCCGGCAGATCGATCCCGTACGGCGGTGGAAGCTGAGCCCCGTCGACCTGGCCTCGCTGGACAAGTGGGACGAGTACACCGAGGCCAAGGAGCTGATGCTGTTCCACACCGACACGGCCGACGCTCCGTGGACGGTGGTGAAGAGCAACGACAAGAAGCGGGCCCGGCTGGAGGCGATGCGGCACGTCCTGGACCGCTTCGACTACCCGGGCAAGGACCCGGAGGTGGTCGGGGTGCCGGACCCGCTGATCGTGGGCCCGGCCTCCCGGCTGTTCGAGGAGGGCGAGATGGACGCCCGGCTGCTGGGGCCGGTCGCCTCGACGTCCCGGACCACGGACTACTAGCAGCGCTCTAGAACACCACGAGCGCCCGGCCGCCCTTGCCCGCGATCATGTTGTCGAAGGCGGCCGGGATGCCGTCCAGACCGATGCGTTCGGTGACCATCATCGACAGGTCGAAGCGGCCCGCGCGGATGTGGTCGGCCAGGGCGGGCAGATCGCGGGCCGGGTCGCTGTTGCCGTAGACGCAGCCCGTCAGGGACCGGCCCCAGTGGAAGATCTCCAGGGCGTTGAACGTGACCTCCTGGTCCTTGCCGCCGATGCCGACGACCGTCGTACGGCCGCCGCGCCGGGTGGACTCCCAGGCGGCCCGGATGGTCGCGGGGCGGCCGACGCACTCCACGGCCACGTCCGCGCCCTGGCCCCCGGTGAGCTTGCGGATCTCGCGCGGGGTGGTGGCGGAGGCGATGACGTAGTCGGTGGCCCCCGCCTGCCGGGCGAGCTCCTCCTTGGCCGGGGAGACGTCGACCGCGATGATCCGGGAGGCGCCCGCGATCCGGGCCGCCTGGAGGACGGCGAGGCCGACGCCGCCGATCCCGAAGACGACGACGCTCTCGCCCTGGCGGACCTGCGCGCTGTGGTGGATCGCCCCGTAGCCGGTGAGGACCGCGCAGCCGAGGAGGGCGGCGTCGGTGAGGGGGATGCCGTCGGGGGCGGGGAGCACGCAGTTCGCGGCGACGACGGTCTCCTCCGCGAAGGCCGCCACGTTGAGGCCGGGGTGGAGTCCGGTGCCGTCGGCCGTACGGGCGTGGAGGTTGGCGGTCCCCTTCAGCGCGTCGGCGCAGAGCCAGACCTCCCCGATCCCGCAGTGGAAGCAGGCGCCGCAGGAAGGCGCCCAGTTGAGGACCACGCCGTCACCGGGCGCGACATGCGTGACGCCCTCACCGACCGCCAGGACCGTACCGGCTCCCTCGTGGCCGAGGACGGCGGGCACCGGGACGCGCATGGTGCCGTTGGACAGGGACAGGTCGGAGTGGCAGACCCCGGCGGCGGCGAGCGCGATGCGCACCTGGCCGGGGGCGGGCTCCGGCAGGACGATGTCGGTGATCTCCAGCGGAGCTCCGACGGCGGGCAGTACGGCGGCGCGGACCACGAACAGGCTCCTTACACAGGAAGGGAGTTACGGGGGTCAGAACTGGAGCGACTTGGTCTGGAGGTACTCCGCCAGACCGTGCGGCCCCAGCTCGCGCCCCACGCCCGACTGCTTGTAACCGCCGAAGGGGGCCAGCGGGTTGAACCGGCCGCCGTTGATGTCGACCTGCCCGGTGTCCATCCGGCGGGCGAAGGCCACCGCCTCCTCGTCGTCCGCCGCCCACACCGCGCCCGCGAGCCCGTACACGGTGCCGTTGGCGATACGGAGGGCGTCGTCCACGTCCTCGTACCGGAGGATCGACATCACCGGGCCGAAGATCTCCTCCTGGGCGATGGTCATGTCCGGGGTGACGTCGGCGAAGACGGTGGGGCTGACGTAGTAGCCGGTCTCCAGGGGCGCTTCGGGGCCTCCGGCGACCAGCCGGGCGCCCTCCTCCATGCCCTTGCGGATGTAACCCAGCACCCGGGCCTGCTGCTTGGCGTTGACGAGCGGACCGACGCGCTCGCCGGGGGCGTACTTGAGGATGGCGTGGGCCGCGAGCTCCACGGCCTCGTCGTACCGCTCGGTGTCGACCAGCATCCTGGTCCACGCGCTGCACGTCTGGCCCGAGTTGGACATCACGTTGGCGATGCCCACGTTGACCGCCTTGGCGAGATCGGCGCCGGGCAGGATCACGTTGGCGGACTTGCCGCCCAGTTCGAGGGCGACGCGCTTGACGGCGGCTCCGGCGGTGGCGCCGATCTGCTTGCCGACGGCGGTCGAGCCGGTGAACGAGACCAGGTCGACGCCCTCGTGCTCGGCGAGCGCCTGACCGGCGACCGGGCCGAGACCGGTGACCAGGTTGAAGACCCCCGGCGGCAGCCCGGCCGCCTCGGTGGCCTCGGCGAAGAGCTGGGCGGTGAGCGGGGTGTCCTCGGCGGGCTTGAGGACGACCGTGCAGCCCGCGGCGAGCGCGGGGGCGACCTTGGCGACGATCTGGTGGAGCGGGTAGTTCCAGGGGGTGATAGCGCCGACGACCCCGACCGGCTCCAGCAGGACGGTGGAGGTGCCGATCCGCTCCTCGAAGGCGTACGAGGCGGCCAGTTCGGCGTAGGAGGCGGCAACCAGGACCGGCAGGCCCGCGTGGACCGTCTGCGAGAGGGGCAGCGGCGCACCCAGCTCGGCGGTGATCGTCTCGGCCAGCTCGTCCTTGCGGGCCGCCAGCGCGTCGCTCAGGGCGGAGAGCCGGGCGGCGCGCTCGGCGGGCGGGGTGGCGGCCCAGCCGGGGAACGCGGCGCGCGCGGCCCGGACCGCCGCGTCGATGTCCTCGGCCGTGCCCGCCGGGACGTGGCCGATGAGCCGCTCGTCGGCCGGGTTCACGACGGCGATCGTGTCCTGGCCTGCGGCGGGCCGCCACGCGCCGCCGATGTACATCTGGTCGTGGGCCTTCATGGCTGTTTCCTCCCGGGCGGGATGTGCTGACGCCGACGTGCTGTCGTACGGTCCCGAACGCCCAAACTAGCGCCGTTAGTTTTCCGACGCCAGGGAGCCCCCGGAGACGCCCGTCACGCCGGGAGGCGTACGCCCCCGGGCTCGCGCGGGCCCGCACCGTCAGCCGGTCAGGGCGCGTCGGCCCGGGGCGCACCCCGTTCACGTACGGGACCGGGCGTGGGCGGTACGGGGGTGGGCTCCGGCTGCACGGACGTCCGGCCCGCGCCACCGCCCCGCAGGCCGAGGCCCGCCGCCGCCAGCAGCAGGGCGCCGAGCAGGGCGAACGGGGCCGCCGCCCCCGCCGCACCCGCGACCAGGCCCGCCGCGGCGGGGGCGGCGGCCTGGCCCAGCCGGTTGCCGGTCAGCCGCAGGGCCAGGGCCGTGGACCGGGCCTCGACGGGGGCGGCCCGGACCACCGTGGTCATCGACAGCGGCTGGCCGACGCCGAGGCAGAACCCGAGGGCGGCCAGCAGGACGGCGAGGACCGGTACGGGGACCGGGAGGACCAGGCCCGCGCAGAGCAGCCCGGCCAGCAGGCAGCTGGTGGTCAGCAGAGCCGTCCGGCCGAGGAGCCGCAGCATCGGGGGCATCACCAGCCGGCAGGCGATGGTGGCGGCGGCCCGCAGGCTGAGCAGCAGCCCGACGGTGGCGGGGGCGATCCCCCGGTGCTCACCGACCACCGGCAGGTAGGCGGTGAGGATGTCGGTCGAGGACAGGACGGCCATGCTGATGAAGATCCCGGCCGGGACGCCCCGCGCGCCGAGGATCGTGGTGACCGGGACCCGGGCGTCGGCCTTGGCGGTCGGCTTCCCGGCCGCAGGCCCGGCGCCGAGGCCGGAGCCGGAGCAAGCGCCGGGCGTACGCCGGTGCTCGATGCGCCACAGCGAGGTGAGGGCGACCGCGCAGACCGCCGCCGAGACGAGGAGCGCGAGGGCGCTCGTACGGACCAGAGCACCGCTCTCCCCGGAGATCAGCGCTCCCGCCGCGATCGGGCCGACCAGCTGGCCGAGCGAGGCGCCGATGGTGAAGTGGCCGAAGTTCCGGTCCTGTTCGGCCGGGGCCGACTGCCGCGCCACGATCGACTGGGCGCCGATCACGAAGCAGAGGTGGCCGAGGCCCATCACCCCGCTCCAGGCGGCCATCGCGGGCAGGGAGGAGACCGTGCCGCTGAGCGCGCAGCCACCGGAGATCAGCACCACGCCGACCGGCAGCAGAGGCGCGCACCGGCCGTGGTCGGTGCGGCGGCCGAGCGGGACGGCGGCGAACAGCGGAAGCAGGGCGTAGACCCCGGCGATGACACCGACGGTCCCTTCGTCCGCGCCCAGCGCGAGGGCCCGGTAGGAGACGGCGGGCCGCGCCATCGACACCGCCCCCTGCGCGAAGGCGAAGGCGATGACGAGGCGCAGCAGCCAGCCCCGGCCGGGTCCGGGTCGCGGTGCGGAAAACATCAGGAGGTGTCCATCAGAGGGTGTCCAGGGATGACGAGAGGGATCAGTACGAGGGCCACCATCAGATCGTGCCGAAGAGGATGCCCGCCCCGAGCACCACCAGCGAGGTGAGCACCGCCCACTTCACCGTGAACCGGGTGTGGTCGCCGAACTCCACCTTCGCCATGCCGACCAGGACGTACACGGCGGGGACCAGCGGCGAGGACATGTGCAGGGCCTGACCGGCCAGGGAGGCGCGGGCGATCTCCAGCGGGGAGACCCCGTGGGCCGCACCTGCTTCGGCGAGGACGGGGACGACACCGAAGTAGAAGCCGTCGTTGGACATGAAGTAGGTGAGCGGCAGGCTCAGCAGCCCGGTCACGACGGCCATGTGCGGGCCCATCGCGTCGGGGACGGCTCCGACGACCCAGTCGGCCATGTGCTCGACCATCCCGGTGCCGGTCAGAACGCCGGTGAAGACGGCGGCGGCGAAGACCATGCCGGAGACGTTGAGGACGTTGTCGGCGTGGGCGGCGATCCGGGCCCGCTGGTCGGGCATGTGGGGGAAGTTGACGGTGAGGGCGAGGGCGGCGCCGAGGAGGAAGAGCACCGGGATGGGGAGCAGTTCCATGATCATGGCGGTCAGCAGGGCGACGGTCAGACCGGCGTTGAACCAGTAGAGCCTGGGCCGCAGGGTGGAGCGGTTCGGGTCGAGGCCCTGGAACTCCGCCTCGTCATCGTCACCGTCCTGCGTGAGGTCCGCCGAGCCCGTACCGCCGGAGCCCTTGCGCGGACGGTCCTCGCCCGTACCGCCGGCGCCCGCCAGGACGGTCTCCTGCTCCGGCTCCCGTACCAGCGCCTCGTCCAGGGTGAGCGTGCCCAGGCGCTTGCGCTCGCGGCGGCCGAGGACGTACGCCAGCAGGAACACGGCGAGCAGTCCGACCGCGAGCGCCGGGATCATGGGGATGAAGATCTCGGAGGCGTCCAGCTTGAGCGCGGTCGCGGCGCGGGCGGTGGGGCCGCCCCAGGGAAGGGTGTTCATGACGCCGTTCGCCGTGGCCGCCACCCCGGTCATCACGACCAGGCTCATCTTCAGGCGTTTGTAGAGCGGGTACATCGCGGAGACGGTGATCATGAACGTGGTGGAGCCGTCGCCGTCCAGCGAGACGATCGCGGCGAGCACCGCCGTACCGACGACGATCCGCATCGGGTCGGCCCTGCAGAACCGCAGGATGGCCCGGACGATCGGGTCGAAGAGGCCGACGTCGATCATCACGCCGAAGTAGACGATGGCGAACATCAGCATGGCGGCGGTCGGCGCCAGGTTGCCGACGCCGTCGAGGACGTAGTCGCCGAGCCGCGCTCCCTGTCCGACGGCGACACAGAACAGTGCGGGGATCAGTACCAGCGCCGCGATCGGCGACATCTTCTTCGTCATGATCAGGACCAGGAAGGTCGCGATCATGGCGAAGCCGAGGATGGTCAGCATGGGGGATACCTCACGTTCGTCCTTGAACTCCCACCGGTCCCGGCGGTCGGCCCGGACGACGTTAGGGGCGGCTCCGAAGAGTTAACAAGACGTTGACGCGTGAGCAATACGAGCAAAACCCCAGGTCAACGCGGTGGCGCCAGAGACGGTGGGGGCGGAGGAGATGAGGTCAGCCGGACGGCGTCACCGTGACCGGGATGGCATTGAGCACCGCCGTCCCCGACAGCGGGTCCAGGAGCGTGCCGTCGAGCAGCTGGTTCACGTTCGCCCCGGGGGTGGCGGCGGCCACGGACATCCGGGTGCCGGGGCGGCTGTGGCCCCAGCCGTGCGGGAGGCTCACCACTCCGCTGCGTACGGTGTCCGTGATCTCGGCCGGGGCCTCGATCCCGCCGCCCGCCGACTCGATCCGTACGGTCGTCCCGTCCACGAGCCCGAGCCGGGCCGCGTCGTCGGGGTGGATCTGGAGGGTGCAGACGTTGGAACCGCCGGTGAGCGAACCGACGTTGTGCATCCAGCTGTTGTTGGAGCGCAGATGGCGGCGGCCGACGAGGACGAGCGGGGCGGGCCGGTCCCCCAACGCCCGGCGCAGGCGCGGCAGATCGGCGGCGATGGGGGCGGGGAGCAGTTCGACGCGGCCGGAGCGGGTGCGCAGGATCTCCGGGACGCGGGGCCTGAGCGGGCCGAGGTCGATACCGTGCGGGTGGGCGAGGAGTTCCTCCAGCGTCAGTCCGTACGGGCCGAGCCGGAGCATGAGGTCCAGGCGGCGTTCGGGGCCGCTGCCGCCAGTGAGTTCGGCGGCCAGGGCGGCCGGAGCGCCCGCCCTGGTGAGCGTGGCGGTGATGGCCAGGTCGTCGACGGCGGAGGGCGCGGTGCCGTGCATCCCGCTCACCGCGAGGACCAGCCGGGCGTGGATCTCGCTCTCGTCCATCCGCCCGTCCTCCAGGGGGACGGGGGCGGGGGTGTAGCGGACCTGGTTGCGTACGGCGAAGGAGTTGAACGCGAAGTCGAAGTGGGCGCTCTGGGAGGGCGGCGGCGGGGGCAGGACGACGTCCGCGTGGCGGGAGGTCTCGTTCAGATACGGGTCGACGCTGACCATGAAGTCGAGGTGACCGGCGAGGGCGGCGTCGAGCCGGTCGCCGTCGGGGGCGGAGAGGACGGGGTTGGCGGCGAGCACGATCAGGGCGCGGATACGGCCCTCGCCGGGTGTCTCGATCTCCTCCGCGAGGGCGGCGGTGGGGAGTTCGCCCTTGGCTTCGGGGTGGCCGGAGACCCGGCTCGCCCAGCG carries:
- a CDS encoding polyphosphate kinase 2, which encodes MTRSTKAHGARNGRNGARKKTAREEAAQAARHGGPYLDGFKVADSGDDDPVLVEPDGHARDAWREDYPYGHKLRRRDYEKSKRALQIELLKLQHWVKERDERLVILFEGRDAAGKGGTIKRFTEHLNPRGARIVALEKPTERERTQWYFQRYVAHLPSAGEIVLFDRSWYNRAGVERVMGFCTTREYLEFMHQAPGFERMLARDGIHLVKFWFSVSRNEQRNRFMIRQIDPVRRWKLSPVDLASLDKWDEYTEAKELMLFHTDTADAPWTVVKSNDKKRARLEAMRHVLDRFDYPGKDPEVVGVPDPLIVGPASRLFEEGEMDARLLGPVASTSRTTDY
- a CDS encoding alcohol dehydrogenase, with amino-acid sequence MVRAAVLPAVGAPLEITDIVLPEPAPGQVRIALAAAGVCHSDLSLSNGTMRVPVPAVLGHEGAGTVLAVGEGVTHVAPGDGVVLNWAPSCGACFHCGIGEVWLCADALKGTANLHARTADGTGLHPGLNVAAFAEETVVAANCVLPAPDGIPLTDAALLGCAVLTGYGAIHHSAQVRQGESVVVFGIGGVGLAVLQAARIAGASRIIAVDVSPAKEELARQAGATDYVIASATTPREIRKLTGGQGADVAVECVGRPATIRAAWESTRRGGRTTVVGIGGKDQEVTFNALEIFHWGRSLTGCVYGNSDPARDLPALADHIRAGRFDLSMMVTERIGLDGIPAAFDNMIAGKGGRALVVF
- a CDS encoding citrate:proton symporter yields the protein MLTILGFAMIATFLVLIMTKKMSPIAALVLIPALFCVAVGQGARLGDYVLDGVGNLAPTAAMLMFAIVYFGVMIDVGLFDPIVRAILRFCRADPMRIVVGTAVLAAIVSLDGDGSTTFMITVSAMYPLYKRLKMSLVVMTGVAATANGVMNTLPWGGPTARAATALKLDASEIFIPMIPALAVGLLAVFLLAYVLGRRERKRLGTLTLDEALVREPEQETVLAGAGGTGEDRPRKGSGGTGSADLTQDGDDDEAEFQGLDPNRSTLRPRLYWFNAGLTVALLTAMIMELLPIPVLFLLGAALALTVNFPHMPDQRARIAAHADNVLNVSGMVFAAAVFTGVLTGTGMVEHMADWVVGAVPDAMGPHMAVVTGLLSLPLTYFMSNDGFYFGVVPVLAEAGAAHGVSPLEIARASLAGQALHMSSPLVPAVYVLVGMAKVEFGDHTRFTVKWAVLTSLVVLGAGILFGTI
- a CDS encoding molybdopterin-binding oxidoreductase — encoded protein: MSHDSRTAPRICPLCEATCGLTLTIEGTTVTGARGDRDDIFSRGFICPKGASFGGLDADPDRLRAPLVRDGDGELREASWDEAFDRIAARIPALTEAHGPQAVGVVLGNPNVHTMAGALYPPLLLAALRTRNVFTASTLDQMPKHVSSGLLFGDAHAIPVPDLDRTDHLLLIGANPLESNGSLCTAPDFPGRLKALRRRGGTLTVIDPRRTRTARLADRHVAIRPGADALLLAAMAHVLIEEKLADPGPLAEHLEGLDELTAALADFTPDAVAAACDVDAATVTALARELAAAPTAAVYGRIGSCTVEHGTLASWLVDVLNILTGNLDRPGGALFPLSATARAPRKRAPGTRTATPGKGFALGRWASRVSGHPEAKGELPTAALAEEIETPGEGRIRALIVLAANPVLSAPDGDRLDAALAGHLDFMVSVDPYLNETSRHADVVLPPPPPSQSAHFDFAFNSFAVRNQVRYTPAPVPLEDGRMDESEIHARLVLAVSGMHGTAPSAVDDLAITATLTRAGAPAALAAELTGGSGPERRLDLMLRLGPYGLTLEELLAHPHGIDLGPLRPRVPEILRTRSGRVELLPAPIAADLPRLRRALGDRPAPLVLVGRRHLRSNNSWMHNVGSLTGGSNVCTLQIHPDDAARLGLVDGTTVRIESAGGGIEAPAEITDTVRSGVVSLPHGWGHSRPGTRMSVAAATPGANVNQLLDGTLLDPLSGTAVLNAIPVTVTPSG
- a CDS encoding MFS transporter, with translation MFSAPRPGPGRGWLLRLVIAFAFAQGAVSMARPAVSYRALALGADEGTVGVIAGVYALLPLFAAVPLGRRTDHGRCAPLLPVGVVLISGGCALSGTVSSLPAMAAWSGVMGLGHLCFVIGAQSIVARQSAPAEQDRNFGHFTIGASLGQLVGPIAAGALISGESGALVRTSALALLVSAAVCAVALTSLWRIEHRRTPGACSGSGLGAGPAAGKPTAKADARVPVTTILGARGVPAGIFISMAVLSSTDILTAYLPVVGEHRGIAPATVGLLLSLRAAATIACRLVMPPMLRLLGRTALLTTSCLLAGLLCAGLVLPVPVPVLAVLLAALGFCLGVGQPLSMTTVVRAAPVEARSTALALRLTGNRLGQAAAPAAAGLVAGAAGAAAPFALLGALLLAAAGLGLRGGGAGRTSVQPEPTPVPPTPGPVRERGAPRADAP
- a CDS encoding aldehyde dehydrogenase family protein, whose protein sequence is MKAHDQMYIGGAWRPAAGQDTIAVVNPADERLIGHVPAGTAEDIDAAVRAARAAFPGWAATPPAERAARLSALSDALAARKDELAETITAELGAPLPLSQTVHAGLPVLVAASYAELAASYAFEERIGTSTVLLEPVGVVGAITPWNYPLHQIVAKVAPALAAGCTVVLKPAEDTPLTAQLFAEATEAAGLPPGVFNLVTGLGPVAGQALAEHEGVDLVSFTGSTAVGKQIGATAGAAVKRVALELGGKSANVILPGADLAKAVNVGIANVMSNSGQTCSAWTRMLVDTERYDEAVELAAHAILKYAPGERVGPLVNAKQQARVLGYIRKGMEEGARLVAGGPEAPLETGYYVSPTVFADVTPDMTIAQEEIFGPVMSILRYEDVDDALRIANGTVYGLAGAVWAADDEEAVAFARRMDTGQVDINGGRFNPLAPFGGYKQSGVGRELGPHGLAEYLQTKSLQF